The genomic segment TTGATTCCGATTTAATTTTTAGTTTATATGTGGCAATAATtggctatttatttaaattagtATATTTTCCCACAAAGGACATTTGTGGGAAAATACATCTCCTGTTTCAATTGGTGTTAGATGAGATTTGTAAGTTATTAGTTTCTGTTcataagaacatttaaaaacaattggCTGTTCACTTGTTAGATTGTTTCCTTCCAGACATGTTGGtctgttatttgtgtttaagTCACTTACCTTTTTAAAAGTATCCTTTTGATTGCTCACTAATTATTGCGGTGGTCCTCAGATGCCAGTCCAGCCGGTGCAGCCGGTCACTGCTGCGGGTCCTGACCACAGCAAGACACTTGAGAAGCCAGAGCTCTACACGTCCATTTTCCAAGGCCCAGATCAGACCAAGAACATGCCCTCCACCTCTGCTCCTCCAACACAGGGTTACCCTGTGGCCAACAATTTCACTGGTGGTCGGTCCAGTGATGCTTACAGGTACCAAGTCACaatctgtttttataaaaacaaaaacctaaacCACTCACATTGCCGCTCTTGCCCATTTTCTTGCTTCCAACACGTCAACTTCAAGAACTGATCAATCAGTGTATATGTTCATTCTGTTGTCCTTGTCTGACCTTTTTCTCAATCTTCTGTTTATTGTCGTATGGAAACATATATAGGCTTTATTGAGCCTCTCTTAGACAATGAATGTCTATTACTAGATCCATTTTAATCTCTTGTACAAACAACATGAGATGACGCAGAAACGAAAGTTTAGCTTGTTATCTTAAGATCTGACTTAATTAGGTTGCCTGTTACCCTGGGATAACGCATTGAAATCCGGAAAGACTGGCTTTATTATCCACTCAAATTTATATCACCAGTCACAGTGACTCCCGGCTGTAGTGTGAACTAATAAACTACGATATAATCTAACCTGCCACCTGGTCATTGAGTTTGCTTGTCAAATCACAGCAGACAGTGGCAGTCTTGTGTGATTTTGGAAAAATTTACCCAGTTTCCCCTCATGTAGAGTTTTGGGAGAAGCAATTTTTCCCACATGTTTAAGTGGGTGCAGATGctgcttttattattgttcCTACAGAATATATATTGATGTATGTACAATATGTTTCCAGTAGCACTTACACTGGcattcattttggttttagGTTTTTCTGACTATTTCAACACAGTTGCtcaaatgtttgataatggggtCCGTTTTTATCTTCAACCGAGTAACAGAGATCTCACTCGAATCACTCTTCTCTGCAGGCCAGTCAGTATGGCTCCACAGATGGCACAGCCAGCCCAGTCAGCAGGACAGATGCTGGCTCAGATGTCTCGTCAGAATGGAGCCCCACAGTCAGTTACCCCCTCCAACACTGTCAGCCCCCTCCATGTAGGACCAACAGGAGCATGGCCAGGAACTGCAGTTGGAGTTAGACCACAATTTAATAACCAGGTAAACCGATGTAATGGGTCTTATTTTGCAAGtgtatgttgacattttatataagttttcattcacaaatgaaaaaaaatgaatatactgATGATGCCGTCATATTTCTGTGCTAGACATGAACCCAAGATGCTCTTGAAAGCTGTGCTGGCAGCAcatgaatgggtatgaaagacgtGTGATAGAAAAGCGCTGCATACGTTGTATGAGTGAATGGACGCAGGACAaatctgtagtgtaaagcagcattGAGTGAATAGTGctatatactgtagatacagaccatttaccctTTCTTTCCACCTGAACCAGCAGGTGGCTCCCCAGGCAGCAAAGACCATGTCTCCTCCATTTGTCCCCATGGGATTTGGAGGAGGCTCTTCAAGCTCTTTTGGCCAGATGCCTACAGGTGCtgctcccaccaccaccagcgGTGCAGACTACCCGCAAATGAATGCTCGTGCCAGCCACAACACGAATGGTTATGGTGGGTTGTATGTGTTCATCCATATCCAGATGTGTTATCACATATTATGTATGTACAGCTTCTTACCATTGTGTTCTCTGTTTCAGATGGTTCCCAGTCTGGGGCTCAGTTTCCATCTCGAGCAGCAGAGGCAGTGTGGCCACAGTGGCAAGGCCAGCAACACTCGCAGAGTAATGCAGAGCAGCATCCTCATGCTCAGGGCAACCAGCAAGACATGTTTCCTGTGAGTCACATGAGCTTCCGTTCACTTTAATCTCCCTTTCTCTTgttacttaaaataaatgtctctgttaTCTGTTTCAGGATGTGTTGTCTATGTTGGACCAGCCTGCCAACTTCAGCAGCGATGACTTTGAGATTCCGATGTACCCTTCCTTTAATGAGTGATCTGGTCAATACTTCCTATGCTGGTCCATCCTTTTGTCTTCTTCCGTCACTTTTCTTATATTttgctcttcttttctttcgTTTTCTTCCTGCTCCTGGGAGTAGCACTCTTCCCTTGCTTTGCATGGCTTACACTGCACTGCCATAAGCCAACTAAAGATGGAGGGATTTATCTGACAGTAGATATTTAGGAGAGGAAAATCAAGGATTTGCTACTGACATAAAGGAATTTATTTGAACAATATTCCAGCCATTGTAAGAGCTAGCACTGCCCAAAGCCCAACAGCCCATGTTGTAGATAtgtgatatatacatatataaatatatataaatttataAAAGCGCACAATCACAAAACTGTTTTTGAATAGAGTGCACAATGTCAAACACTCGCGTTCTGACAAACAGGGAGTAAACACACACGCCCAAACAAAGGCCTTTTGTTCTAATGTACTCCTGGTTTTCTCAGGCATTGATGAAGAGTGTATTTAGCTGTTTTATCCTTTAGCATGTAGACTAATCAATCCAATCATTGATTAAAACTCTCAGGAAATTGCAGGGATATACAGCTTTGGTGATTTGAAAAGAACATTTCAGCTGTGGCATGCAAACTACCACTGTCTGTGCTCACCTCACTCGGTTTTAAATCCACCGCATGTCTCTGCACATCAGCACTGCTTTAATGGAGCGCTTTTAACGTGTGTAGATTTTTACTAAGTACATTTATCTTTGTACATTGGTGGCTTcaaattttaataatttaatttgttcTCTCAaggaacatttgttttttctttatggaATGATGCTCTTTAATTAAACAGTGTTACAGTGGTTTCATACTGTTGGTCTTGGTGCCCGCTGTATTTCCTTGcttacatgtacatacatacactatGCATGTTTGTGCATAGTGTATGTATGTTAAATGGATGCCCACAGTATCACTTTCACCTTTCATAGAATCATAGGGTTTTCTGACTTGTTTCTATTATCCTGCATTAACCTGTACCAGGAATGGGCCTTTTGTATTCCTTttgtaaaagaaatataaaaaagtaaatcGCATAGCAATAATTAACAAGCAGgaattgtgtacttttaaagCCATTCTTTATTGTTGTCATAAATGTTGTCctaaattaatattattttgaattgcaGAGATGTGATggcaatgtttttgttttaaatgaaatgttaccCTCTTTTTGTTACTTCAAAACTTTTAATGATCACTTGATCTCCATTGCCCACTTTTGTCTGAGCTGTATCTTATTTGTGGATTGATCAGGGTATTCAGGATTGAAATGGAATAATCACAGCTAAAAAGCAAGACAATCAGTGTCTGAGATTTTCCAAAAGCTGCGTTGTTTTGTCCTCTTTTACTGACAAACATTTGGACTATGACTATATTTTTACCATCGAGATCCAGCCATCTGTGTTTTACAGTCagatttttgtaaatgtgttcttTAGAATGTTGTGTGATGCAAGATGACGCTTCTAAATCAGTGTGTGTAATTAGTTATATTTGACCCTTGTGTTACAGAGTTCCATACTTTGTGTGTAACACCTGCACACTTAAATGACAAATTCTGCTATCAAACTATGTAAACCCCTGCTCATAATTGTCCATTTTCTAATCTTAAAAAAGATTTTGGTGactgttgtctttgttattgCTGAAAGCCTTTTTTGGTTGCTCTGtatccaggttttttttctttccaatgATGTGAACTTTAATCGCtcattaaacacaaatatataaatatactgtatatgaactGTCCAATGAGagaatgtttggtttttgtattAAATTGTTATATTGTCAGAATTGAAGGAGTTGGATTCTCATTTACTGCTCATCAACatacaatgtcattttatcctgacatacatatattattCCAGAATTACATTCATTTGAGAAGCTTGGCTGTTTCTACTTGCATCCATTCATGTCTTCACTTGAAATCATTTTATGTTAAGTGGTGAAGAAACAGAAGccactgttgttgtgattggCCTGTATCCGTTTTCTGTCCTCTTTCTGCAAATTGGTTAAAGGCGCAAGAAGAGATCTGTGGGTTTCTTTCTGCTGGGATCAGTTTCCACTGTTGTCCTTGTCTGCTCTCTTTCACAGCCTGGGGGTGAAAAGCAGAGTTAATGATGGCACTGCTCTAAGACATGTTTACTGCCCTTTTTCTTGTGCCACTTGAGTGACATCTTATTGTATCTTGTTGCCGGTATGATttcaacacattcacattctttCCAGCATTTTGTCCTGATCATTATTATTTGCATAGCCTCTTTACTCTTAACTGGTGTCAGTGGCATCAGAATACGAgcaatctgcatttttttggtCAGGATCGGTTTTCAACCCCTCTTAAGTGGATTGCCACTAAGGCGTCAtatcctctttctcttcttcaaCCTCTTCTTTTTCCTGCATCTCGACCATCGTGCACTCATTTTTTCCAGGACTATGGTTTCACGACACAATGAAAACCTTTTGCATTTGTGCCTAAATACAAACCATAAAGTGAATTGATTTGGCCACATTGCATTACCACACTGCAAAAACCTGTGTTGGGCTCCATCCTTGTTATGTATCTAAACCTCACACTGACCAGGGATCCAGTGACTCTTGTTAAGGTGTCATCTCCTGTGGAGGCCTCATCTTCTTAAGAACCTAAGAGATGTCTGAGTGTTTTAATTTGAGGAACAGCCTGATCCTCACCATACTAGTTAACTATTTATGCACGATGCAGGTGCCAAATaggtctctgtgtgtccatcaGTACTTGTTATCTCttggaggaggacaggaggtgTCAGTGCAGCGATTAGAAAAGGAGACATGGACTTGGAGGACTGGGTTATTGAGTTTAGTATGGGACTGTCATGTAGAAACTGCAGAGGTATGACTGATTGTCTGAAACTTCATCAGATCATCTGGAGAGGTCGCACAGATGAGTACACATTGGAATTCTTTTGTTAAGGAAGACAGAAGACACAGTGGCAATCTTTCCTTGGACTTTGTGGATTTGCCAGCATGGACCCTCCAGCCCTCCCTGTGGCCAGACTTGATGTGGACGTGGACCTCGGTTttgcattcttcttcttcttcattctctGCTTTTTCTTGCTGGTGACCATTGTCCGCTGTGCTCAGATGGTGCTGGACCCTTACagtgctgtctctgtctcaacataccaggaggaggagcaaatGGAAGACTGATGGACACCAGGGAccttaactttatttttttaatcatattctttttttaaaaaaggtctcTACAAAATAGAGTGCCATCACATCACACCACAGAGATCGCCCACCTCCCTAAATATTTGAGGGGGGTGCTTTTTTGTGCCTGAGTCAGCATGGTGGATTTGAGTTAAACTTTATTAAGTTTCTTGCCAACTTACATTTTGTACAAGAAAAGCTGTCTACAACTTCAAATGATGtaagtaaaaatagaaaagtgAGGCATCCATAGTTTAAGGATAATTGTTGGCATGTGCATCAACTGGATATTGTCTTGCAattttgtttgaaatctttgaacaaaatgcaaatgtttcacTTGAAGTAAAATGGAAAAACTGGACACAGCCTGCTGGTTGACGTGCAACTCCCCTCCCTTCCACAATAATAGAGCGTTagatgtttgcatgttttcagcGTTTGAACTACAACACAAAGCAGATGGTCCATTTTTCTCCCCAGAGTTACGTCATGAAATGTTTTGAAGCATTAACGACACATTTGCACGTTATTGTGCAAGAAATGAATTGGAGACATGGACAAACTGCAAACCTGTACAACAAAGACCTAGGACACTCTTCAGCTTGCCCATGTTCTAGTGAAGACATACACATCCTATTGTCTCATGTTGTTATACATTGAGCTCAAGAGTCGCTTCATGAAACGCATGACATTATTTCACAAACCAAGTTAAACCTTAGCTTTAGGTGTTAGCAGGAgagcagagtgagagagcaTGGTCAGTTGTTTACAGCAAGTTTCACTCTTCAAGGCATGCAACAAAAAGAAGAATCAAAATGCCATAAACCTCATTTCACATTCTCAGAGGTGTCAGTGTGGAGCTTCTTCCacataacatgacattttaagaCGACGATTATGAAGTGTGTAGTGTGTGCTGGTAATTCATCTGCAGCAACAGAGTAACAAAGATTTTAATTACCAGTGCTCCATCAATCATCTTCCACAGCAATGGCTCTCAGGGTGAAGGAATTAAAATTGTtagataacaacaacaactacaacaacaaaaaggtaAGATCATTAAACAAGTTAAAGCTGAACACATCATTGAATGAGGCCTTGTACTTTTTGCAGTGCTTGTAGGACACAAAATCATGCTGCTCTTCCCTCTTATAACAACATTTGAGGCATATCTAATTATTCCATGAGAAAGATAATAGTTTATTGTAAAACATGGTGCTATAAGTGTGATATTAATGAATATTGAACATGAGAAGTTAGGAAATCTATATGTTCtatgacttcctgtttcatatgtgaggaagatggcaaactattgaAATTTCTTAAATTCTGCCAAATGTAACACCAAGTACATGCTGTGCAACATCTCAAAAGCTCCACATAGGTGTAACGTTGGGGCTGACCAAATATTTGGTCAACTGATTAATTGTGTAGAAGTTAAAGAATGACACCTACAAATGCACCTATACCTGCAAATACAGGAAATACATGTaaaatccattcattcattcattcattcattcatcttcttccactttatcctccacatgagggtcgcggggggactgtgccaatcccagctgacatagggtgtaagggggtacactctggacaggttgccagtccatcacagggccacatgtaaaatgACCAATACATTCATAATGGCTGACTGATGTCTGTCTCAGTGCATGCTCTATGAGGAACAATTGATAAgatagatatttaaaaaataaattatagaTAAGAGTTGAATGTACTTTTTTTCAAGGTTCTAAATTTTGGGCAAAGTGTTATGAGTTTATGTACATGTTCAAGTTGTCAAcaacaatataatattaatattaatataacatttcGGCCCCTAGCATTCATGCTCAGGCCCTAATTATTccttcaaaaacaataaaacagaatacTGTGAATCTGAgcgtttttttatttaaacctgGATAACCCCGCTGGGCGGAACGACAGTGCAACATAACACCGCCTATTTCGAATACACCATACAGCAAATCATGCGCTCCTCATGCGCCTCTCTCACTGCAGCTAGCTGGTAGCATCTGCTAGCTGCTGCTAATTTGCGAGCGACGACATGGAAAGTAGTGAAGGGTGAGTGATGCGTGCTGGTAAACGAAACTTCAGTGGTCTGGTTTGTCTTTGAGAGAAACTCAAGACCATTACCTGAGTTTGTTTTCCCCCCAGATTCCTGCATCACTTTGTCAGTGGTTTAGACATTATACATGCTAATGCTAGGCTAACATGCCAGCACGCTCTCAACAAATACAAACctcagtttatttgtttttgatacCATATTTTCTCCAAATTtgtattatttcactgttacaaTGTGGTGTGTTAAGTATAATATTTCCCCCGAAACATTATATGGTATCTAAACAAGATTTTGGTGCCAAACT from the Solea senegalensis isolate Sse05_10M linkage group LG9, IFAPA_SoseM_1, whole genome shotgun sequence genome contains:
- the LOC122774699 gene encoding cortexin domain-containing 1-like, with product MDPPALPVARLDVDVDLGFAFFFFFILCFFLLVTIVRCAQMVLDPYSAVSVSTYQEEEQMED